One Pseudonocardia abyssalis DNA segment encodes these proteins:
- the selA gene encoding L-seryl-tRNA(Sec) selenium transferase codes for MTDVRRLVPRTDAVLAQPAVAAAAERLGRALVKEAVVAAQARARSGEIAPADVADAALAALPGTPTTLAPVLNATGVLLHTNLGRAPLSAAARAALDLAAGTCDVELDLATGGRGPRGTAAIDALLAAVPGAAAAHLVNNGAAAIAMVAATLAGGGREIVIARGELVEIGAGFRIPDLLTATGARLREVGTTNRVHRDDYAAAVGEDTAFVLKVHPSNFVVSGFTHSCGVDELTGLGVPVVADIGSGLLAPHPLLPDEPDAASTLAQGAALVTASGDKLLGGPQAGLLLGAPGEGADLVARIRRHPLARAMRVDKLTLAAFEATLRGPVPPTRLALDADRATLRTRAERILARLPGVDAAVVDSASTVGGGGAPGVALPSAALSLPASYAAALRAGRPAVLGRLEHGRCLLDLRAVPPESDDALVEAVGRAR; via the coding sequence GTGACCGACGTGCGCCGTCTCGTGCCGCGGACCGACGCCGTACTCGCGCAGCCGGCCGTCGCGGCGGCGGCGGAGCGGCTGGGTCGGGCGCTGGTGAAGGAGGCCGTCGTGGCCGCGCAGGCGCGCGCGCGGTCCGGGGAGATCGCCCCCGCCGACGTCGCGGACGCCGCCCTGGCCGCCCTCCCCGGCACCCCGACGACGCTGGCGCCCGTCCTCAACGCCACCGGCGTGCTGCTGCACACCAACCTCGGACGGGCCCCGCTCTCCGCCGCCGCGCGGGCCGCGCTCGACCTCGCCGCAGGCACCTGCGACGTCGAGCTCGACCTCGCGACGGGCGGGCGCGGCCCCCGCGGTACCGCCGCGATCGACGCCCTGCTCGCCGCCGTGCCCGGGGCGGCCGCGGCGCACCTGGTGAACAACGGGGCGGCGGCGATCGCGATGGTCGCCGCGACACTCGCCGGGGGCGGCCGGGAGATCGTCATCGCCCGCGGCGAGCTGGTCGAGATCGGCGCCGGGTTCCGCATCCCCGACCTGCTGACGGCGACGGGCGCGCGGCTGCGCGAGGTCGGCACGACCAACCGCGTGCACCGCGACGACTACGCCGCGGCCGTCGGCGAGGACACCGCGTTCGTGCTCAAGGTGCACCCGTCGAACTTCGTGGTCAGCGGGTTCACGCACTCCTGCGGGGTCGACGAGCTGACCGGGCTCGGCGTGCCGGTCGTCGCCGACATCGGCTCCGGGCTGCTCGCCCCGCACCCCCTGCTCCCCGACGAGCCCGACGCCGCCAGCACGCTCGCGCAGGGCGCCGCGCTCGTCACCGCGTCCGGCGACAAGCTGCTCGGCGGCCCGCAGGCCGGGCTGCTGCTCGGCGCGCCCGGCGAGGGCGCCGACCTCGTCGCCCGCATCCGCCGCCACCCGCTCGCCCGTGCGATGCGCGTCGACAAGCTGACGCTCGCCGCGTTCGAGGCCACCCTGCGCGGGCCGGTGCCGCCCACCCGGCTCGCCCTGGACGCCGACCGGGCGACGCTGCGGACGCGGGCGGAGCGGATCCTCGCCCGGCTCCCCGGCGTCGACGCGGCCGTCGTCGACAGCGCCTCGACCGTCGGCGGCGGCGGTGCGCCCGGCGTCGCGCTGCCCAGCGCCGCGCTCTCGCTGCCCGCGTCCTACGCCGCCGCCCTGCGCGCCGGTCGGCCCGCCGTGCTGGGCCGCCTGGAGCACGGCCGGTGCCTGCTCGACCTGCGGGCCGTGCCGCCGGAGTCCGACGACGCGCTGGTGGAGGCGGTCGGCCGTGCGCGGTGA
- the selB gene encoding selenocysteine-specific translation elongation factor, which translates to MRGDRGPGNGHRARVVATAGHVDHGKSTLVRALTGMEPDRFAEERRRGMTIDLGFAWTDIGARTVAFVDVPGHERFVTTMLAGIGPVPAVLLVVAADEGWMPQSAEHLDALAALGVRDGLLVITRSDLLEPDLALDDARSHLRGTTLEGIPAVAVSARTGAGMDDLRTALGTLVDRLPAPDDAADVRLWVDRAFTVRGAGTVVTGTLQAGRLRVDDDLELAGTDGTRRVSVRGLQSRGEPVGEVGGVSRVAVNLRGVPRETLTRGDVLLTPGAWLTTDTVDVRLDSGDDDLPRELTLHVGSAAVTVHVRPLGADTARLRLRHPLPLRIGDRAVLRDPGRRRVRAGISVLDVRPPDLRRRGSAAARAVVLDTMDGRADPGTELRRRGIVRRAELAAMGVPVDGLGSGPWLVDPDRAVTAARDLAAAVDAHDRADPLDPGLPTEAARRSADLPDTRLLDAVLPYAPGLVHRDGRVVRTAAAGLTPAVVAGLEALREDLAREPFAAPDAARLAELGLGPRELASLVRAGELLRLADGVVLLAGADDRAVATLAGLPTEFTASAARQALGTSRRVAVPLLELLGRTGRTVRTPNGAHRLRASGGSAPP; encoded by the coding sequence GTGCGCGGTGACCGTGGCCCCGGCAACGGTCACCGCGCACGGGTGGTGGCCACCGCCGGTCACGTCGACCACGGCAAGTCCACGCTCGTCCGCGCTCTGACCGGCATGGAGCCGGACCGCTTCGCCGAGGAGCGCCGCCGGGGCATGACGATCGACCTGGGCTTCGCGTGGACCGACATCGGCGCGCGCACCGTCGCGTTCGTCGATGTCCCGGGCCACGAGCGGTTCGTCACGACGATGCTCGCCGGGATCGGGCCCGTGCCCGCGGTGCTGCTGGTCGTCGCCGCCGACGAGGGCTGGATGCCCCAGTCCGCCGAGCACCTCGACGCACTCGCCGCCCTCGGCGTCCGCGACGGCCTGCTGGTGATCACGCGCAGCGACCTCCTGGAACCCGACCTCGCGCTCGACGACGCCCGCTCCCACCTGCGCGGCACGACGCTGGAGGGGATCCCGGCCGTCGCGGTGTCGGCCCGGACCGGCGCCGGGATGGACGACCTGCGCACCGCGCTGGGCACACTGGTCGACCGCCTGCCCGCCCCGGACGACGCCGCCGACGTCCGGCTGTGGGTCGACCGCGCGTTCACCGTGCGCGGCGCGGGCACCGTCGTCACCGGGACCCTGCAGGCCGGGCGTCTGCGGGTCGACGACGACCTGGAGCTGGCCGGGACCGACGGCACGCGGCGGGTGTCGGTCCGCGGGCTGCAGAGCCGGGGCGAACCCGTCGGGGAGGTGGGCGGGGTCAGCCGGGTGGCGGTCAACCTGCGGGGGGTGCCGCGCGAGACCCTGACCCGGGGCGACGTCCTGCTCACCCCCGGTGCGTGGCTCACCACCGATACCGTCGACGTGCGCCTGGACTCGGGCGACGACGACCTGCCGCGGGAGCTCACCCTGCACGTCGGGTCCGCCGCTGTCACCGTCCACGTGCGTCCGCTCGGTGCCGACACCGCACGCCTGCGGCTGCGGCACCCGCTGCCGCTGCGCATCGGCGACCGGGCCGTGCTGCGCGACCCCGGCCGCCGCCGCGTACGCGCCGGGATCAGCGTGCTCGACGTCCGCCCACCGGACCTGCGTCGCCGCGGCTCGGCGGCGGCCCGCGCCGTCGTGCTGGACACGATGGACGGCCGGGCCGACCCGGGCACGGAGCTGCGCCGCCGCGGGATCGTGCGGCGTGCCGAACTGGCCGCGATGGGCGTCCCGGTCGACGGTCTCGGGTCGGGCCCCTGGCTGGTCGACCCGGACCGCGCCGTGACGGCCGCGCGCGACCTCGCCGCCGCCGTCGACGCCCACGACCGCGCCGACCCGCTCGACCCCGGCCTGCCGACGGAGGCCGCCCGCCGTTCCGCGGACCTGCCCGACACCCGGCTCCTCGACGCGGTCCTGCCGTACGCCCCGGGGCTCGTCCACCGCGACGGGCGCGTCGTCCGGACGGCGGCCGCGGGACTGACGCCCGCCGTCGTCGCGGGGCTGGAGGCGCTGCGCGAGGACCTGGCACGGGAGCCCTTCGCCGCACCCGACGCCGCACGGCTCGCCGAGCTGGGCCTCGGTCCACGCGAACTGGCGTCGCTGGTGCGCGCGGGTGAACTGCTCCGCCTCGCCGACGGGGTGGTGCTCCTCGCCGGGGCCGACGACCGCGCGGTGGCGACGCTCGCCGGCCTGCCCACGGAGTTCACCGCGAGCGCGGCCCGGCAGGCGCTGGGCACCAGCCGGCGGGTCGCCGTGCCGCTGCTGGAGCTGCTCGGGCGCACCGGACGCACCGTGCGCACCCCGAACGGGGCGCACCGGCTCCGCGCCTCGGGTGGCAGTGCACCCCCCTGA
- a CDS encoding STAS domain-containing protein has protein sequence MSETRENPTPDPAPIRRGGDADDQISLATRPAGPGQVVIEVGGEVDMLTSPQLRAAVLDQFAPETGTELVVLALDGVTFLGTSGLAALIEVREAAHTAGTELRLVCTARRVLRPLTIAGLVPLFDIHETQEAALVAT, from the coding sequence ATGTCCGAGACGCGTGAGAACCCGACCCCCGACCCCGCCCCGATCCGTCGTGGCGGGGATGCGGACGACCAGATCAGCCTGGCCACACGGCCCGCCGGGCCCGGTCAGGTCGTGATCGAGGTCGGCGGCGAGGTCGACATGCTCACCTCGCCCCAGCTGCGCGCGGCCGTCCTCGACCAGTTCGCCCCGGAGACGGGCACCGAGCTGGTCGTGCTCGCCCTCGACGGCGTCACGTTCCTCGGCACCAGCGGGCTCGCCGCGCTGATCGAGGTGCGCGAGGCCGCCCACACCGCCGGCACCGAGCTGCGGCTCGTCTGCACCGCGCGCCGGGTCCTGCGCCCGCTGACGATCGCCGGCCTCGTGCCGCTGTTCGACATCCACGAGACCCAGGAAGCCGCGCTCGTCGCCACCTGA
- a CDS encoding WhiB family transcriptional regulator: protein MSDVSRLPGPMDHAWQWQRLGSCRGMDSASFFHPDGERNPSRARRTAQAKEVCHRCPVIDMCREFALETREPFGVWGGLAEAERRVILEQRGVPLAS, encoded by the coding sequence ATGAGCGACGTTTCCCGGCTCCCCGGCCCGATGGACCACGCCTGGCAATGGCAGCGCCTCGGCTCGTGCCGCGGCATGGACAGCGCCAGCTTCTTCCACCCGGACGGCGAGCGGAACCCGTCACGCGCCCGGCGCACGGCACAGGCCAAGGAGGTCTGCCACCGCTGCCCGGTCATCGACATGTGCCGCGAGTTCGCGCTGGAGACCCGTGAGCCGTTCGGCGTCTGGGGCGGGCTGGCCGAGGCCGAGCGCCGCGTGATCCTGGAGCAGCGCGGGGTCCCGCTCGCCAGCTGA
- a CDS encoding Dps family protein has translation MGASQAHPIPSTLDDAARDVTGAALQATLVDMIDLSLIAKQAHWNLVGRQFHDVHLHLDELVDTARLYSDTVAERAAAVGVSPDGRTATVAATTGIATPEAGWVQDRDVIAQVFEALDGVVGRLRPRIEETDKTDPVTQDLFIGMVAELEKARWMWQAQNIGYQNS, from the coding sequence ATGGGTGCATCCCAGGCCCACCCCATCCCCAGCACTCTCGACGATGCCGCGCGCGATGTCACCGGCGCCGCGCTGCAGGCCACGCTCGTCGACATGATCGACCTGTCACTGATCGCGAAGCAGGCGCACTGGAACCTCGTCGGCCGCCAGTTCCACGACGTGCACCTGCACCTCGACGAGCTGGTCGACACCGCCCGCCTCTACTCCGACACGGTCGCCGAGCGCGCCGCTGCCGTCGGCGTCTCCCCGGACGGCCGCACCGCCACCGTCGCCGCCACCACCGGCATCGCGACGCCCGAGGCCGGCTGGGTCCAGGACCGCGATGTCATCGCGCAGGTCTTCGAGGCCCTCGACGGGGTCGTCGGACGACTGCGCCCGCGCATCGAGGAGACCGACAAGACCGACCCGGTCACCCAGGACCTCTTCATCGGCATGGTCGCCGAGCTGGAGAAGGCCCGCTGGATGTGGCAGGCCCAGAACATCGGCTACCAGAACTCCTGA
- a CDS encoding GAF domain-containing SpoIIE family protein phosphatase, with amino-acid sequence MTEISGTAGVAPVAATELPHVVHGAPAAVLMIDLATREVVYANASAIELTGDRVHLPVDVDAWGDAAGLTDLGGQRMSETNSPLSLVAAGVPVAGEPVAVHDSARRGSTVTDEQRDASEGRLLWVTGFGLAGVAPTPEGAGLESRALVVFLQISGTEHGDRRQLEVLRDRAVVATEMSFTITDPRRPDDPLIWVNPSFTRLTGYTYEDVVGRNCRLLQGPNTDRAEIERISRALSRREPFTSVLLNYRKDGSAYWNQVSISPVFDGAGELINFVGVQNDVTERVTVEQERATALADAESSRSQLRLLAEATTQMTEALDVGDACARLARIVVPQLADLCAVDLFDRPGVSAPTRLAVAARDAADEGRLRRMGEFRAHPVGEAGATGRVPVGDVPRLIAELPETGAERHPDDPGSAAVYDELRLRSAMVVPIRARGRVLGTLTLLTQLPYGRRYGSRDLHLAADLAGRAGLTVDNARLYEVEHAAAATLQHSLLPVVPEVAGLQVAARYLVGADGNQVGGDWYDVLPLPDGAVGIAVGDVVGHDLAAAAAMGQLRGVVRSYAWEGRGPGSVLDRCDQLVQGLEMAAMATAFYARIEPPDADGVRVVRYANAGHPAPLVLGPDGGLRRLDEQRSPMIGAVPMFGHSSGRVRAEAELSCPLGSVLLLYTDGLTDMAGHDADERTALLERTVVAQRPGVEAEELVEGVLAACAPTRLSDDVALLAVRLTA; translated from the coding sequence GTGACCGAGATCTCCGGCACCGCGGGCGTGGCCCCGGTCGCGGCCACCGAACTCCCGCACGTCGTGCACGGGGCGCCCGCCGCCGTCCTGATGATCGACCTCGCCACCCGCGAGGTCGTGTACGCCAACGCCTCCGCCATCGAGCTGACCGGCGACCGGGTGCACCTGCCCGTCGACGTCGACGCGTGGGGGGACGCCGCAGGGCTCACCGACCTCGGCGGGCAGCGGATGAGCGAGACGAACTCGCCGCTGTCGCTGGTGGCCGCCGGCGTACCGGTCGCGGGCGAGCCGGTGGCCGTGCACGACTCCGCGCGGCGCGGGTCGACCGTCACCGACGAGCAGCGCGACGCCAGCGAGGGCCGGTTGCTGTGGGTGACCGGATTCGGGCTCGCAGGGGTGGCGCCGACGCCGGAGGGGGCCGGGCTGGAGTCGCGGGCCCTGGTGGTGTTCCTGCAGATCTCCGGCACCGAGCACGGCGACCGACGTCAGCTCGAGGTGCTGCGCGACCGCGCCGTCGTGGCCACCGAGATGTCGTTCACCATCACCGACCCCCGCCGGCCCGACGACCCGCTGATCTGGGTCAATCCGTCGTTCACCCGGCTCACCGGGTACACCTACGAGGACGTGGTCGGCCGCAACTGCCGGCTGCTGCAGGGCCCCAACACCGACCGGGCGGAGATCGAGCGGATCTCCCGGGCGCTGAGTCGTCGCGAGCCGTTCACCTCGGTCCTGCTCAACTACCGCAAGGACGGGTCGGCCTACTGGAACCAGGTGTCGATCTCCCCGGTCTTCGACGGCGCGGGTGAGCTGATCAACTTCGTCGGCGTGCAGAACGACGTCACCGAGCGGGTGACGGTCGAGCAGGAGCGCGCCACCGCGCTGGCCGACGCGGAGTCCAGTCGCAGCCAACTGCGCCTCCTCGCCGAGGCCACCACCCAGATGACCGAGGCCCTCGACGTCGGTGACGCCTGCGCCCGGCTGGCCCGGATCGTGGTGCCGCAGCTCGCCGACCTGTGCGCGGTCGACCTGTTCGACCGGCCGGGGGTGAGCGCGCCGACCCGCCTGGCCGTGGCCGCGCGCGACGCCGCCGACGAGGGCCGCCTGCGCCGCATGGGCGAGTTCCGGGCCCATCCGGTGGGCGAGGCGGGCGCCACGGGCCGCGTGCCGGTCGGCGACGTACCGCGGTTGATCGCCGAACTGCCCGAGACGGGGGCCGAGCGGCACCCCGACGACCCCGGGTCCGCGGCGGTCTACGACGAGCTGCGGTTGCGGTCGGCGATGGTCGTGCCGATCCGGGCGCGCGGGCGTGTGCTCGGCACGCTGACCCTGCTCACCCAGCTGCCCTACGGCCGCCGGTACGGCTCGCGGGACCTGCACCTGGCCGCCGATCTCGCGGGCCGCGCCGGGCTGACGGTCGACAACGCCCGGCTCTACGAGGTGGAGCACGCCGCCGCGGCCACGCTGCAGCACAGCCTGCTGCCGGTGGTGCCCGAGGTCGCCGGGCTGCAGGTCGCGGCGCGCTACCTCGTCGGCGCCGACGGCAACCAGGTCGGGGGCGACTGGTACGACGTCCTGCCGCTGCCCGACGGGGCCGTCGGCATCGCGGTGGGCGACGTGGTCGGGCACGACCTCGCCGCGGCCGCCGCGATGGGGCAGCTGCGCGGCGTCGTCCGCTCCTACGCGTGGGAGGGTCGCGGTCCGGGCTCGGTGCTCGACCGCTGCGACCAGCTCGTGCAGGGCCTGGAGATGGCCGCGATGGCCACCGCGTTCTACGCCCGCATCGAGCCGCCCGACGCCGACGGCGTGCGCGTCGTCCGTTACGCCAACGCCGGGCACCCCGCGCCGCTCGTGCTGGGGCCCGACGGCGGGCTGCGCCGCCTCGACGAGCAGCGCTCCCCGATGATCGGCGCGGTCCCGATGTTCGGCCACTCGTCGGGCCGGGTGCGCGCCGAGGCGGAGCTGTCCTGCCCGCTCGGCTCCGTGCTGCTGCTCTACACCGACGGGCTGACCGACATGGCGGGCCACGACGCCGACGAGCGGACGGCGCTGCTGGAGCGCACCGTCGTCGCCCAGCGGCCGGGCGTCGAGGCGGAGGAGCTGGTGGAGGGCGTGCTGGCCGCGTGCGCGCCCACCCGGCTCAGCGACGACGTCGCGCTGCTGGCGGTCCGGCTCACGGCCTGA
- a CDS encoding STAS domain-containing protein produces MFDTIPSTTGDGDAAQSIDTVLTRPAPGTALLTVCGEIDTVTAPHLEAALHSLLDTDDATLVADLDGVTFLASSGLAVLIQAAHRAERSRRKLRLVASGRQVRRPLAITGTDQLFELHEDRASAGLPGPA; encoded by the coding sequence GTGTTCGACACGATCCCGTCCACCACGGGTGACGGAGACGCCGCTCAATCCATCGACACCGTGCTGACCCGCCCCGCGCCGGGCACCGCGCTGCTGACGGTGTGCGGCGAGATCGACACCGTCACCGCGCCGCACCTCGAGGCGGCCCTGCACTCGTTGCTCGACACGGACGACGCCACGTTGGTGGCCGATCTCGACGGCGTCACGTTCCTCGCCTCCAGCGGTCTGGCCGTGCTGATCCAGGCCGCCCACCGCGCGGAGCGTTCCCGCCGCAAGCTGCGCCTCGTCGCCTCCGGCCGCCAGGTGCGGCGCCCGCTGGCGATCACCGGGACCGACCAGCTGTTCGAACTGCACGAGGACCGGGCGTCCGCGGGACTCCCTGGGCCCGCGTGA
- a CDS encoding ATP-binding protein — protein MTPQHHHDRSGTTGTSTTRKETGSVSDLDSPHPAETLDGVSTVEVRTSASAALIPTIRAVASDLAARADFDLDAISDLRMAVDEACATLVDVAAPRSVLHCTFHVRADGIEVRAEVEVGEPAPTVSTDTFGWRVLQTLADDVDVLSGPGVNGGRPTVGIRLDKLAGDPPR, from the coding sequence ATGACCCCTCAGCACCACCACGACCGGTCCGGCACGACCGGCACCAGCACGACCCGGAAGGAGACCGGCAGCGTGTCCGATCTGGACTCCCCCCATCCCGCCGAGACGCTCGACGGGGTGTCCACCGTGGAGGTCCGGACCTCGGCCAGTGCGGCGCTCATCCCGACCATCCGGGCCGTCGCCTCCGATCTCGCCGCCCGCGCCGACTTCGATCTCGACGCGATCTCCGACCTCCGGATGGCCGTCGACGAGGCGTGCGCCACGCTCGTCGACGTCGCCGCCCCGCGCTCGGTCCTGCACTGCACGTTCCACGTCCGCGCCGACGGCATCGAGGTGCGCGCCGAGGTCGAGGTCGGGGAGCCGGCCCCCACCGTGTCGACCGACACCTTCGGCTGGCGGGTCCTGCAGACCCTCGCCGACGACGTCGACGTCCTGTCCGGCCCCGGGGTGAACGGCGGACGCCCCACGGTGGGCATCCGGTTGGACAAGCTCGCCGGCGACCCACCCCGGTGA
- a CDS encoding SigB/SigF/SigG family RNA polymerase sigma factor: MTRGDSEYGHLAPLLERYASLPADDPARERLRDELVTGFLPVAQHIARRFAHRGEPLDDLVQVATVGLINAVDRFSPERGSDFFSFAVPTISGEVRRHFRDLGWSMRVPRRLKDLHVSINGAVSHLAQEIGRAPRPSEIAQHLGISVSDVLEGLEASEVYRSSSLDEMLSSDAGSATVGELVGEADAELARVDFMQALRPVMSELPERERTIVLLRFFGNRTQTQIAEEVGISQMHVSRLLSQTLDRLRSRLDPDTRVG, from the coding sequence GTGACCAGAGGCGACTCCGAGTACGGCCACCTGGCACCCCTGCTGGAGCGGTACGCCTCACTGCCTGCGGACGACCCGGCGCGCGAGCGGCTGCGCGACGAGCTCGTCACCGGTTTCCTACCCGTGGCCCAGCACATCGCCCGGCGCTTCGCGCACCGCGGCGAGCCCCTCGACGACCTGGTCCAGGTCGCGACCGTCGGCCTGATCAACGCCGTCGACCGGTTCTCCCCCGAACGCGGTTCCGACTTCTTCTCCTTCGCCGTGCCCACGATCAGCGGCGAGGTGCGCCGGCACTTCCGCGACCTCGGCTGGTCGATGCGGGTGCCCCGGCGGCTCAAGGATCTGCACGTGTCGATCAACGGCGCCGTGTCGCACCTCGCCCAGGAGATCGGGCGTGCCCCGCGGCCCAGCGAGATCGCGCAGCACCTCGGCATCTCCGTCTCCGACGTCCTGGAGGGCCTGGAGGCCTCGGAGGTCTACCGCAGCTCCTCGCTCGACGAGATGCTGTCCTCCGACGCCGGCAGCGCCACCGTCGGCGAGCTCGTCGGTGAGGCCGACGCCGAGCTCGCCCGCGTCGATTTCATGCAGGCCCTGCGACCGGTCATGAGCGAGCTGCCCGAGCGCGAGCGCACGATCGTGCTGCTGCGGTTCTTCGGCAACCGCACGCAGACCCAGATCGCCGAGGAGGTCGGGATCTCACAGATGCACGTGTCCCGCCTGCTGTCCCAGACCCTCGACCGGCTGCGCAGCCGACTGGACCCCGACACCCGCGTCGGCTGA
- a CDS encoding NAD(P)/FAD-dependent oxidoreductase: MQPEHVLVVGAGLGGLRTAEQLRAAGHQGRISLVGAESHAPYDRPPLSKQVLTGDWEPEKVVLRDVDALGELGVRAHLGTSAVALRHGERGSIALELSDGSSLHGDAVVVATGVVARTLPGQPDTAFTLRTLDDSLALRAALATASSLLVVGGGFIGAEVASAAVGRGIAVTVLESAAVPAERALGAVLGGVAARLMTEAGVDLRTGTSLTGFVDGGVVLADGTELTADVVVVGVGGAPELGWLAAGRTLDIANGLACGPTGRVHGLPGVWAVGDVAAWDGHRTEHWTSAGDQAAAVAHDILGVDPPPSTVPYFWSDQFGLKIQLIGHPTADAEVLPLLGAGLDGGAVRGTVVGYVVDDRLVAVAGFGAARHLARYRALVADGADRAAALELAAAQRG; the protein is encoded by the coding sequence ATGCAACCCGAGCACGTGCTGGTGGTGGGGGCGGGCCTGGGCGGGCTGCGCACGGCGGAGCAGCTGCGTGCGGCCGGTCACCAGGGCCGGATCAGCCTCGTCGGCGCGGAGTCCCACGCCCCCTACGACCGTCCGCCGCTGTCCAAGCAGGTCCTGACCGGCGACTGGGAGCCGGAGAAGGTCGTCCTCCGCGACGTCGACGCGCTCGGTGAGCTGGGTGTGCGAGCCCACCTCGGCACGTCCGCGGTCGCGCTGCGCCACGGCGAGCGCGGCTCGATCGCCCTCGAGCTCTCCGACGGGTCCTCGCTGCACGGCGACGCCGTCGTCGTCGCGACCGGGGTGGTGGCGCGGACGCTGCCCGGACAGCCCGACACCGCGTTCACGCTGCGCACCCTCGACGACTCCCTCGCCCTGCGCGCGGCACTGGCCACGGCGTCGTCGCTGCTGGTGGTCGGGGGCGGGTTCATCGGGGCGGAGGTCGCCAGCGCGGCGGTGGGTCGCGGGATCGCGGTCACCGTGCTGGAGTCCGCGGCCGTGCCCGCCGAACGCGCGCTGGGCGCGGTGCTGGGCGGGGTCGCCGCGCGGCTGATGACCGAGGCCGGCGTCGACCTGCGCACCGGCACGTCGCTGACGGGGTTCGTCGACGGCGGCGTGGTGCTCGCCGACGGCACGGAGCTCACCGCCGACGTGGTGGTCGTCGGCGTCGGGGGCGCCCCGGAACTCGGCTGGCTCGCCGCCGGCCGCACCCTGGACATCGCGAACGGGCTCGCCTGCGGGCCCACCGGGCGCGTGCACGGGCTGCCCGGGGTGTGGGCGGTCGGTGACGTCGCCGCCTGGGACGGGCACCGCACCGAGCACTGGACGAGCGCGGGCGACCAGGCCGCCGCGGTGGCCCACGACATCCTCGGCGTCGACCCGCCGCCGTCGACCGTGCCGTACTTCTGGTCCGACCAGTTCGGACTCAAGATCCAGCTCATCGGGCACCCCACCGCCGATGCGGAGGTCCTGCCCCTGCTCGGGGCGGGCCTCGACGGCGGCGCGGTCCGCGGCACCGTCGTCGGCTACGTCGTCGACGACCGGCTGGTGGCCGTCGCCGGGTTCGGCGCGGCCCGCCACCTGGCCCGCTACCGGGCGCTGGTCGCCGACGGCGCCGACCGGGCCGCGGCCCTCGAGCTCGCGGCCGCGCAGAGGGGCTAG
- a CDS encoding DUF3618 domain-containing protein, producing MARDPDTIQREIEKARDALAESLDALGEKASPKRFADQGKQAVQVRLADPRIKYGLIAVGALVGIAILKKLFS from the coding sequence GTGGCCCGCGACCCGGACACCATCCAGCGTGAGATCGAGAAGGCCAGGGACGCCCTCGCCGAGAGCCTGGACGCCCTCGGCGAGAAGGCGAGTCCCAAGCGGTTCGCCGACCAGGGCAAGCAGGCGGTCCAGGTCCGGCTCGCCGACCCCCGGATCAAGTACGGCCTGATCGCCGTCGGCGCGCTCGTCGGCATCGCGATCCTGAAGAAGCTCTTCAGCTAG
- the bcp gene encoding thioredoxin-dependent thiol peroxidase → MTNRLSPGDAAPDFTLPDADGRPVSLADYRGRRVVVYFYPAASTPGCTKQACDFRDSLSHLGEVGLDVVGISPDKPAKLAKFRDKESLTFPLLSDEDRSVLTAWGAFGEKTMYGKTVTGVIRSTFVVDAEGKIEVAQYNVRATGHVGKLRRDLNV, encoded by the coding sequence ATGACCAACCGCCTCTCCCCCGGTGACGCCGCGCCGGACTTCACCCTCCCCGACGCCGACGGCAGGCCCGTCTCGCTCGCCGACTACCGCGGCCGCCGCGTCGTCGTCTACTTCTACCCCGCGGCGAGCACCCCGGGATGCACGAAGCAGGCCTGCGACTTCCGCGACAGCCTCTCCCACCTCGGCGAGGTGGGCCTCGACGTCGTCGGCATCTCCCCCGACAAGCCCGCCAAGCTCGCGAAGTTCCGCGACAAGGAGTCCCTGACGTTCCCGCTGCTCTCCGACGAGGACCGGTCGGTGCTCACGGCGTGGGGGGCGTTCGGGGAGAAGACGATGTACGGCAAGACCGTCACCGGCGTCATCCGCTCGACCTTCGTCGTCGACGCGGAGGGGAAGATCGAGGTGGCGCAGTACAACGTCCGCGCCACCGGCCACGTCGGCAAGCTGCGGCGGGACCTGAACGTCTGA